The DNA sequence TCCCCCATCACTGAATAATTCCAGTCTcccatttagaaaataatacaagAATGTTCTCGTTAAACATACCGCCACAAGTTGCTTCCACTCTCCTTCACAACCAGAAAACATTGATGGCTCATCACCAAAAGCCAGAGCTTGTGTATAAGTGTCACGTCTGTTCTCATCTACTGTAAAATGTTTCTTTCCATACTTTAGATCACTCCTCAATACAGAAGCTGCAACccaaaaaagaaatagaaaggGTCAGCATTTGTTAAATAAACTAAGAGAAccaaataaaactaggaaaaaaaactgaaactgaATAATGAGTACAAATCAGTGAAGCAGATGCAGTTGAAATAACGTACCTGGAAATTCATTCTCCCAGCCAGGCAACCAACTAGCACCAGTTTCACCACTAAGAGACCCATGGGGCCCCATATTTAATGCATCAGAAGACCTGAACTTATGGGGAGCAGGCCGTCTTAGATTGTATGTGCCGGACAAGCTAGGATTCTCTCCTCCAGAAGCAAGAGTAGTTTCTGATACAAATTGAGGACCTACACGATCAAGCGGAGAGCCTTCAATTGATTTTTTCATGCTCTTGCCAGGTGGCCTGCCTCTCCTCGCAATTTTTGGTTTCGGATCACCATCTTCGTTTACTTGCCTCAAATTTTCGAAGTCCTTTTTTGCAAGCTCTTGTATAGATCGTGCCTAAAGAAATAGTCATTGTTAACCATCAAACATGGTGAGATTGACTAAATAGGAAGAAGTGTAAGTTGGACGGTTCAAACCTGTCGAAAGTAAATAGTGTCTGGTGCATTATACTCCATTGCATTTGAACATATCAAGAACACATCTTTCTGCAGAAATTAAACATTAAGTCTCAAATTCCTGTCAAAGTTACTAAgttaacaagaaaaacaaactAGAAGTAGAGCACAATATATCAGAGTTTAGTGCACCAAGAATAGTGAATCACACCATTTCACTATTCCTAACGTTCCAGTCATACATCAGGGTGCCAAAGTAAAAAATGTTTAATAAAATAGACCAAGGCGAATAACTTGAATACCGAACGGAATGATAAGTTGCACTATGTTCTCAGTCCTGGATTCATTTGCCTTCTTTGACTAGCAACAGGCTCAACTTGAATTAACATGCCTTATATTACCATAATTGACATCTTTGTAATTTCCAAAAGACAATAATCTCTGGTGTACTTATCAATCATTCAAAAGCCACATCTAGGAAACACTCGTACATAAACCCTTCATTTATTTCTACAGCCGGTGGGAGGGAGAGTGAGCAGGCAAAGGAGATGAGAAAGAGAAGCGGATGCAAGTAGAAGGTGAAATTGAGGCAGCTGTGGTGGGTGAGTGTGCGTGTTTCAAAACTGAAACCTAGCAAGAAAAAGATCATAATACAAACCTCAAACTGCTCCAAGTTGGAGTAAGCTCCCTGATCTAGTTTCGTCCTCACGGTTCCAAAATCCATTGGGTTTTGAATGATTTCCTGATAATCCGGAAGCTGAACAACCAACATATTCACATCAAACCATGAAACCATTACTCGTAAAACAAGCCAATATCAGCACCAGAAGAAGCCATTTCAACATTAGAAAACACACCTCTTCTGGATCAACGGGCTCAGAGAACACCCCGCGAGTGTCCTTTCTGCAAGAAAGTTGAGACCAACGAGTGAACACCCATGGTGTCATTTCAAAGAGTCAATGAAAAAGACAACTACTTTGGAACCTAAGACACCTACTTTTGAAGCCTATCAAGGATGAACACCAGCAACTTTTTGTCTGGCAAAGGTGTCGTGGGACCGGACTCCACCAGCGACCCTGTCCACAGAAAAAAGTTGACAGTCATTAGAATTTAACCCCCAGGAGATACCTTTTGAGGCAAGACTTGCGATTGACTAACAGTGTCGTACCATGTAATAAACTGCTACTGTCTGTCGCTTTCAAAATCTCTTCACGCCTCTGCAAGAAACCATTAACACCAATGTCACTGCTAAATTTACCactaacacaaacaaaacataattaatttattatttaattttctgCAATCATTGGAAAAGTAAATGAACAAATAAATCAAGAAAAGACAAACTGGAGCTTTTCCAGACAAGGTGGTCTGCGTCTTTCTATGGTACCATTTAACAGATGAAGAATTTAAATTaggaaataaagaaaaactgcccagattccaaatatatcaattaattaaaattaaataatgtcCAAACATGACAAGTCAAACGCCCCAACGACTCCACTCCGCCCCCCAAAAACAGCTTCTGGTTTTCGCGCGAAAATCCCTAAAAGATTCTAATTCCCAAGAtaaagcaaaaataaataaatttcattacttttttttttcaaaattaagcaaaatacaaagaaatttcATCACTTttctcaaattaataaaaaaaatctagggAATTAAGTGCAACAACGACATgggtttgtgtttaatttgagAAAAGGGATTTGTAGTATGATGATCACCATATGATTAGATCCGTGGTGGACGGTGCTGATCTTGAGAGCGGCCTCCGGATCCTCACCACCCGCGTTCGAATCGGAACCGTAGGCGCCCGAATTAAAGGGCGACAATGTCGGAGTCGAATTGGGATTAAAACCGAGGAGGGGCTTATGCTTCTTCTTTGCGCGCTCATCGTCGTCATCGGCATGGGCAAGGGAATTGGACGGCGGGGATGAATCGAGAGGAGTAGGGTTCCGGCGTGTGGATAGACGGCGAGGGTTTGGGCATTGGTCCTGCTGCTGTTGTTGGAGGAGGGCGCGTTTCTGGAGATCCAGGAGAGAAGGACGACCTTTCTTCTTTTTGGTTGGAGGATTATTCATCGTCGTCATCGGCCGGCGTTTCTGTTTTCTGATGCCTCCACCTCGCCCCGCCTCGCCCTCTTCACCTACTATTCTATTCAATCTATAATCTTTCTTTCACTCTCTGGTTCTAAATTCCAATTAAGCTACTTTTTCCCTTATTATTTTATGAAACTATTAATACCACTTCTAAAATCTTATTTTAAGTTTCTCAtaaatctattttttttaattatataaaatttggaatgcaaaattagatttttagaatgcaaataataattttttttttttactttttattaattaattttattaccttattttatttttttggtaaatacttttttctttgtgaaaaaatatatttatgtgttttcgtagacatcaaaatttcgataaaataaatgttgatcaataattaaaatttcagcGTTCACGTGTCAcgtaaattttacacatagcatgtgactcaacgagaaatcgagaatcatcagaaaagtcatcaaacatgacacgtgtcaacacttggcagaaataatttatttcatctgattatttaaatccaaaaatcaagtttttggaattctataaataggaagccaagaCATTCATTTTAggggaccaattcataaccatattcacctcacaccaaaaccttgaagatttgaaactccaaagctcacCAAGCAAATCCTGAAGGATTAAGAAAGCTCTAtttgttcttcgtcaaatcctcattcaagatcaagccccaacggcccttgaagaacttccactagttcaagatcaagcctcgacggcccttgaagaaagtgttcatcattcatcatccgttcatcctaaagatcaagccctgacgaccctttggatcaacaacatcaaatctacccattacaaagatatAATCAGAAGCTAAATTtgtaaaagagattgtaacccctaaatcattaatacaaatattattttgtacatgtgttcttgtctcgttcatcgcaggaatttccgtgtttacaaatttggcatgccCCGTGGGACctttctctacctctcatctctatctttgaatccacaaaaagcacaaatggcatcaaagaaaGCTCAAGTTGTTCTCGCAACCAATGCAAGGAACAAAAGTGTCATCATCGTAGGTGGTATCACTTCGAGCGTcacaactcgaagcaaggcaataGCTATTTCTGCCACCTCTTCTGCCCTTGCATCAACTCCGCCAaaggaacaagagcacctgaggcacgaacctgtgatcaccctggcctcacTAAGAACGCCAAGggaggaaagcccaaggaagtacTCTAGTTCCATGTTTTCCGATGCCGACTCAAGCAGCagctcagccatgcaagtcatgaccacggAAGCGACCTcgatcgatgagcagctggctcatatgaatgaagcgatcgcaaggctaacacgaattgtggaaaaaaaagactcacaaatcgctgcactcgctAACCAATTGGAGGCGCAGCAAGACGATAAACCCGACCTAAAGGGTAATCCACTAAAAAGAGAAGTTGGCAAAGAAGATGAGCCTCCGATGGAGAAAGCCGATGTGAAGTCGGAGCcggaccaagcagcggcactcatgggatctctttctatccagcagctgcaggagatgatcgccagcaccatcaaggcacagtacgaaagAAGTTCACATGActccgtactatactcaaaACCCTACTCTAAGAaattgacgctttgaagatgccgaggggctatcagccaccaaagttcatgtagttcgatggaaagggaaacctgAAACAACATGTCGCCCATTTCATTGAGACctgcaacaacgcagggacagaaggagattacctcgccaagcagtttgtacgctcgctgaaaggaaatgcctttgagtggtacacggacctagagcctgagtccattaACAGCTGTGAGCAATTGGAAAGAAAATTCCTCAACcacttctacagcacccgccgcactgtgagcatgctagagctgacaagcacgaagcaatggagggatgagccagtcgtggactacatcaaccaaTGGCgcaatctaagcctcgactgcaagGACAGGCTCTCGGAGATCTCTTCAATTGAGATGTGcgttcaaggcatgcaatggggattacactatatccttcaaggtatcaaaccacggacctttgaagagttagccacctgtgcccacgacatggagttgAGTATTGCTCACCATGAAAAAAAAGAGCCAATCACCAACTTTAAGAAGGACAAGGTGTTTGCCCCAAATGTAGATAAAACTGGGAAGAAGCccgccaaggaagcttttattgTCAACACTGCGCCCATCAAGACCTCTTCCAcgcctatcaagatctcctccaaaaccaaagcaaaagagataaagagaggtgagcctcctcgcacccaagacaggtacaaaagcaccttgagggaattggagcagaaggcgtacccttttcctgactcagacatggatgcaatgttagacgacttgctggaaaagaaggtgattgagttaccATAATGCAAGCGCCCTGAAGAAATCAATCGCGTGaacgatcctaggtactgcaagtaccattgTATCGTGAGCCATCCTGTTGGCAAGTGCTTCATCCTCAAAGAACTCAttatgaagctagcacaacaagggaaaatcgagcttgacctcgaagacacggccgcaacacatactactaaAATTGCATTTGGATCCTTCGATCCCATGCCTCTCCAAGAGACAcctgaccattcctatcaatgatTAAGTTGCACAATACCTTCTACGCAACCATTGCCgggggcaaacgaacaagatgcacataccgatgatgaagaaggatggac is a window from the Malus domestica chromosome 16, GDT2T_hap1 genome containing:
- the LOC114822083 gene encoding uncharacterized protein isoform X1, encoding MTTMNNPPTKKKKGRPSLLDLQKRALLQQQQQDQCPNPRRLSTRRNPTPLDSSPPSNSLAHADDDDERAKKKHKPLLGFNPNSTPTLSPFNSGAYGSDSNAGGEDPEAALKISTVHHGSNHMRREEILKATDSSSLLHGSLVESGPTTPLPDKKLLVFILDRLQKKDTRGVFSEPVDPEELPDYQEIIQNPMDFGTVRTKLDQGAYSNLEQFEKDVFLICSNAMEYNAPDTIYFRQARSIQELAKKDFENLRQVNEDGDPKPKIARRGRPPGKSMKKSIEGSPLDRVGPQFVSETTLASGGENPSLSGTYNLRRPAPHKFRSSDALNMGPHGSLSGETGASWLPGWENEFPASVLRSDLKYGKKHFTVDENRRDTYTQALAFGDEPSMFSGCEGEWKQLVAVGLQFEHGYARSLARFAANLGPVGWKVASKKIASVLPVGIKFGPGWIGENETWRMQPFSVREREQRVQSNPASDDHTNKLVPQSTLCSDEARLSEISSGPRCSHVLGGEASWNGSSLHNKHVAYTFPSGLNVKLGAAGSPQMGLHQQQQQQPQPDLALQL
- the LOC114822083 gene encoding uncharacterized protein isoform X2, encoding MTTMNNPPTKKKKGRPSLLDLQKRALLQQQQQDQCPNPRRLSTRRNPTPLDSSPPSNSLAHADDDDERAKKKHKPLLGFNPNSTPTLSPFNSGAYGSDSNAGGEDPEAALKISTVHHGSNHMRREEILKATDSSSLLHGSLVESGPTTPLPDKKLLVFILDRLQKKDTRGVFSEPVDPEELPDYQEIIQNPMDFGTVRTKLDQGAYSNLEQFEKDVFLICSNAMEYNAPDTIYFRQARSIQELAKKDFENLRQVNEDGDPKPKIARRGRPPGKSMKKSIEGSPLDRVGPQFVSETTLASGGENPSLSGTYNLRRPAPHKFRSSDALNMGPHGSLSGETGASWLPGWENEFPASVLRSDLKYGKKHFTVDENRRDTYTQALAFGDEPSMFSGCEGEWKQLVAVYNLSMVMQGV